The Nycticebus coucang isolate mNycCou1 chromosome 8, mNycCou1.pri, whole genome shotgun sequence genome has a window encoding:
- the CXCR6 gene encoding C-X-C chemokine receptor type 6, whose amino-acid sequence MQVDHVASDLKDESVGWVSYSNHPRALKKYSAEAWTTSQRSRSRASSSLEQNGATSVLGFIRTDTMAEYEDYKDNGFFNTSNDSSQDHKNFLQFKKIFLPCTYMVVFVGGLVGNSLVLVISIFYQKLKNLTDVFLVNLPLADLVFVCTLPFWAYASMHEWIFGNFMCKTILGIYTMNFYTSMLILTCITVDRFLAVVQATKAYNQQAKRMIRGKIICSLIWVISLLVSLPQIIYGNVPYLDKVICGYHDDGISSVVLATQMTLGFFLPLLTMIVCYSVIIKTLLHARGFQKHRSLKIIFLVVAVFLLTQTPFNLVKLIRSTSWEYYAMTSYHYAITVTEAIAYLRACLNPLLYAFVGLKFRKNFWKLVKDIGCLPYLGVSHQWKSSEDTSKTFSASQNVEATNMFQL is encoded by the exons ATGCAGGTTGATCATGTGGCTTCTGATCTCAAGGATGAGAGTGTGGGGTGGGTCTCTTATAGTAACCACCCGAGGGCTCTTAAAAAATACTCAGCGGAAGCATGGACCACATCACAGAGAAGCAGAAGCAGAGCAAGCTCCTCTCTGGAACAAAACGGCGCAACATCTGTGCTG GGGTTCATCAGAACAGACACGATGGCAGAGTATGAAGACTACAAAGATAATGGGTTCTTCAACACTTCTAATGACAGTAGCCAGGACCATAAAAATTTCCTGCAGTTCAAGAAGATCTTTCTGCCCTGCACGTACATGGTGGTGTTCGTCGGTGGCCTAGTGGGCAACTCCCTGGTGCTGGTCATATCCATCTTCTACCAGAAGCTGAAGAACCTGACAGACGTATTCCTGGTGAACCTGCCCCTGGCGGACCTGGTGTTTGTGTGCACTCTGCCCTTCTGGGCCTATGCCAGCATGCATGAGTGGATCTTTGGCAACTTCATGTGCAAGAccatactgggcatctacactaTGAACTTCTACACGTCCATGCTCATCCTCACCTGCATTACTGTGGATCGCTTCCTTGCAGTAGTTCAGGCCACCAAGGCCTACAACCAGCAGGCTAAGAGGATGATCAGGGGCAAGATCATCTGCTCACTCATTTGGGTGATCTCCCTGCTGGTTTCCTTGCCCCAGATCATCTATGGCAATGTCCCTTATCTTGATAAGGTCATCTGTGGTTACCATGATGATGGCATTTCCTCTGTGGTTCTTGCTACCCAGATGACACTGGGGTTCTTCCTGCCACTGCTCACCATGATTGTCTGCTACTCAGTCATAATCAAGACCCTGCTTCATGCTCGAGGCTTCCAGAAGCACAGATCTCTAAAGATCATCTTCCTAGTGGTGGCTGTGTTCCTGCTGACCCAGACACCTTTCAACCTCGTGAAGCTCATCCGCAGCACAAGCTGGGAGTATTATGCTATGACCAGTTATCATTATGCTATCACAGTAACGGAGGCCATTGCATACTTGCGGGCCTGCCTTAACCCATTGCTCTACGCCTTTGTGGGCCTGAAGTTTAGGAAGAATTTCTGGAAACTTGTGAAGGACATTGGTTGCCTCCCTTATCTTGGAGTCTCACATCAGTGGAAATCTTCCGAGGACACATCTAAGACTTTTTCTGCCTCCCAAAATGTGGAGGCCACCAACATGTTCCAGCTGTAG